One part of the Nostoc sp. PCC 7120 = FACHB-418 genome encodes these proteins:
- a CDS encoding vWA domain-containing protein: MAQNPKGGIDWIVVVDTSASMRGVGGTRNIFTQVKNSINEFVNTARVGDTVTIYNFDSDVTLQAQEIPIASNPDRGKLKQIINNLKADGVRTHTGKAVQQALSTSAKLNQRPNTADRTVSIVFLTDGLEDVQGIPNPVPIPQSTQLLREQECKPYVFFVSLGLKEHEKQLNEFASNPALCGKGRVLRDPGGVQLNKLAQNIRPRLIKPQIDVSLSTVDLPPVLPGTTTKALNINSISNVNAKVRLQLKDIEKSGIRLVLPSTIDLAANQQKVIPISLQIPANAQGGNRKLRFLLTATDKAIAPQAIDLSLTIKPQLSMQPNSLNFDSVEAGKTSQKQTLVIRSNISGTASLQLQGKTKDVSLKEPSTPVSLAVGETKIPIQLEVADSSFDGKRTFNVVVTPDHPLTNPLSAEVQVRILMPLGRKIVIWLLLILLLFLITLTIICLIQRKTPWELAQDIGTRNHLEGELELLEPVPISPEEQYISLTHQHKQKVNLSALVPAIASTNSDAELVINWQSGKKYVYVRSLSGITFVNNEKITTYQLYDEDTIQVDNVKLRFNWIGNQRPYEQNSGLTDF, from the coding sequence TTGGCTCAAAATCCCAAAGGTGGAATTGACTGGATTGTAGTAGTAGATACTTCTGCTTCCATGCGCGGTGTTGGCGGGACAAGAAATATCTTTACTCAAGTCAAAAATTCTATTAATGAATTTGTTAATACTGCCAGAGTAGGGGATACAGTTACTATTTATAATTTCGATAGTGATGTAACTTTGCAAGCTCAAGAAATTCCTATTGCCAGCAATCCAGACCGGGGTAAACTCAAACAAATAATTAATAACCTCAAAGCTGATGGTGTGCGTACTCACACAGGGAAAGCAGTACAACAAGCGCTCTCTACTTCTGCAAAATTGAATCAACGTCCTAATACTGCGGATAGGACTGTGAGTATAGTTTTCCTAACAGATGGATTGGAAGATGTCCAAGGTATTCCTAATCCTGTGCCGATTCCTCAAAGTACGCAACTTTTACGGGAACAAGAATGTAAACCTTATGTATTTTTCGTATCTTTAGGATTGAAAGAACACGAAAAACAATTAAATGAATTTGCCAGTAATCCCGCACTTTGTGGCAAAGGGCGCGTTTTGCGTGACCCTGGAGGAGTGCAATTAAACAAGTTGGCTCAAAATATTAGGCCAAGACTCATTAAACCCCAGATTGATGTTAGTTTATCTACTGTTGATTTGCCGCCTGTATTGCCAGGTACAACTACAAAAGCACTAAATATTAATAGCATCAGTAATGTCAATGCTAAAGTGAGGTTGCAACTAAAAGACATAGAAAAAAGTGGTATTCGCCTAGTTTTGCCTAGCACAATTGACTTAGCAGCTAATCAACAAAAAGTTATTCCTATAAGTTTACAAATTCCAGCAAATGCACAGGGAGGTAATCGAAAATTGCGGTTTTTGTTAACAGCAACTGATAAAGCTATTGCCCCACAAGCTATTGATTTATCTTTAACGATTAAACCACAATTGTCAATGCAACCAAATAGCCTAAACTTCGATTCTGTAGAAGCAGGAAAAACTAGCCAAAAGCAAACTTTAGTAATTCGCAGCAATATATCTGGAACAGCTAGTTTACAACTGCAAGGCAAGACTAAAGATGTTTCTTTAAAGGAGCCTTCAACACCTGTATCTTTGGCAGTCGGAGAAACCAAAATCCCTATACAGCTTGAAGTTGCTGATAGTAGTTTTGATGGTAAGCGTACATTCAATGTAGTTGTTACTCCAGATCACCCCCTGACGAATCCCCTCAGTGCCGAAGTTCAGGTACGGATCTTAATGCCACTGGGACGGAAAATCGTTATTTGGTTGCTATTGATATTACTGCTTTTCTTAATTACCTTAACCATAATTTGCTTGATTCAACGTAAAACTCCTTGGGAATTAGCCCAAGATATTGGCACTCGCAACCATTTAGAAGGGGAACTAGAACTATTAGAACCAGTCCCCATATCACCAGAAGAACAATATATTAGCCTTACTCACCAGCACAAGCAAAAAGTCAACTTGAGTGCATTAGTTCCAGCGATCGCCTCTACAAATAGTGATGCAGAATTAGTCATCAATTGGCAGTCTGGTAAAAAATATGTATATGTACGGAGTTTAAGCGGTATTACTTTTGTCAATAATGAAAAGATAACTACATATCAACTTTACGATGAAGACACAATCCAGGTTGATAACGTAAAGCTGCGATTTAACTGGATTGGTAATCAACGGCCCTATGAACAAAACAGTGGGCTGACAGATTTTTAA